The following are from one region of the Endozoicomonas sp. 4G genome:
- a CDS encoding amino acid ABC transporter substrate-binding protein, whose translation MLAAASAQAETGTNTLEAVLSKGYLSCGVNTGLPGFATPDEKGQWSGMDVDVCRGVAAAVLGDAAKVKFIPLTAKERFTALQSGEIDVLSRNTTWTLTRDAALGLNFAGVSYYDGQGFLVKKELGVTSAKQLDGAAICIQAGTTTELNLADYFRTHGMKYQPVVFDTADGTAKGFDAGRCDVLTSDQSQLYALRLRLSKPDQAVVLPEVISKEPLGPLVRQGDDQWFNVVKWSLFAMINAEELGLTSDNIDKNKSSSNPSVRRFLGIEGPKGKGMGLKDDWAYQVVKQVGNYGEVFERNIGQASSLKIERGLNAQWSQGGILYAPPFR comes from the coding sequence ATGCTGGCAGCGGCCAGTGCCCAGGCCGAGACCGGCACTAATACTCTGGAAGCCGTGTTAAGCAAAGGCTACCTGAGTTGTGGGGTAAATACGGGGCTGCCGGGTTTTGCGACACCCGATGAGAAAGGGCAGTGGTCCGGCATGGATGTGGATGTTTGCCGTGGTGTGGCGGCTGCGGTACTGGGTGATGCTGCCAAAGTTAAATTCATTCCCCTGACCGCCAAGGAACGTTTTACCGCTCTGCAGTCCGGTGAAATCGACGTGCTTTCCCGAAATACCACCTGGACACTCACCCGCGATGCCGCCCTGGGTCTTAACTTTGCCGGTGTCAGCTATTACGATGGCCAGGGCTTTCTGGTGAAAAAAGAGTTGGGTGTGACCAGCGCCAAACAACTGGACGGTGCTGCGATCTGCATTCAGGCCGGTACCACCACTGAACTGAACCTTGCTGATTATTTTCGTACCCATGGCATGAAATACCAGCCGGTTGTCTTTGATACCGCCGACGGTACCGCCAAAGGTTTTGATGCAGGCCGTTGCGATGTCCTCACGTCCGATCAATCCCAGCTTTACGCTCTGAGGCTGCGTCTGTCGAAGCCCGATCAGGCCGTTGTTCTGCCTGAAGTCATTTCAAAAGAGCCTCTGGGGCCACTGGTTCGTCAGGGCGATGACCAATGGTTCAACGTTGTAAAGTGGTCTCTGTTCGCCATGATTAATGCCGAAGAGCTGGGCCTGACTTCGGACAATATTGATAAGAACAAGTCCTCAAGCAATCCTTCCGTTCGCCGCTTCCTGGGCATTGAAGGTCCCAAGGGCAAAGGCATGGGCCTCAAGGATGACTGGGCTTATCAGGTAGTGAAACAAGTGGGTAATTACGGTGAAGTCTTTGAGCGTAATATCGGTCAGGCTTCTTCCCTGAAGATTGAGCGTGGTCTCAATGCCCAGTGGAGTCAGGGCGGCATTCTCTACGCACCTCCTTTCCGCTAA
- a CDS encoding amino acid ABC transporter permease, with product MDGFFVADKRHLMVVKLWRDPLWRAVFFQVLLILAVVAVVAWVVNNTLSNLEQRGISTGFDFLSQSAGFGIIQTLVAYDESYSFGRTFLVGLLNTLLVSFLGVIFATVLGFLIGIARLSSNWLLSKLASVYIEIFRNVPLLLQIFFWYFAVLGVLPSPRQSISLFDVIFLNVRGISLPWPELNAGMVTVAWVFVACLAVVLVLKWFMRSWVRNHQHQENNGQTLLFIKLAIKVAMAAMIVLIPLATSFLVDAQLQWEVPALRGFNYSGGLVLIPELVALWFALSIYTAAFIAEVVRSGIESVSKGQKEAAAALGLKPGRVLSLVVIPQAMRVIIPPLTNQYLNLIKNSSLATAIGYPDLVSVFAGTTLNQTGQAVEVIAMTMAVYLTISLTVSVLMNLYNRWVTLEAR from the coding sequence ATGGACGGATTTTTCGTGGCGGATAAAAGGCACCTTATGGTTGTAAAACTCTGGCGAGACCCCCTCTGGCGGGCTGTTTTTTTTCAGGTTCTGTTGATTCTTGCCGTGGTGGCAGTGGTTGCCTGGGTGGTTAATAATACCCTGTCGAATCTGGAACAACGAGGCATCAGTACCGGCTTTGATTTTTTATCCCAATCCGCAGGTTTTGGCATTATCCAGACGCTGGTGGCCTATGACGAGAGTTATAGTTTTGGCAGAACGTTTCTGGTGGGTTTGCTCAATACTCTGCTGGTCTCTTTTCTGGGCGTTATCTTTGCCACCGTTCTTGGATTTCTGATCGGTATTGCCCGACTCTCTTCTAACTGGCTGCTGTCGAAACTGGCCAGTGTTTATATTGAGATTTTCCGGAATGTTCCCCTGCTGCTGCAGATTTTCTTCTGGTACTTTGCGGTTCTGGGTGTTCTGCCCAGCCCCCGTCAAAGCATCAGTCTGTTTGATGTCATCTTTCTTAACGTTCGTGGAATTTCTCTGCCCTGGCCCGAATTGAATGCTGGCATGGTGACCGTTGCCTGGGTGTTCGTGGCGTGTCTTGCTGTTGTGTTGGTGTTGAAATGGTTTATGCGCTCATGGGTACGTAACCATCAACATCAGGAAAACAACGGGCAAACGCTGCTCTTTATCAAATTAGCTATCAAAGTAGCAATGGCTGCAATGATTGTTCTGATTCCCCTGGCGACCAGCTTTCTGGTGGATGCCCAGTTGCAATGGGAGGTACCGGCATTAAGAGGTTTTAATTACTCTGGCGGCCTGGTCTTAATACCTGAACTGGTGGCTCTCTGGTTTGCTTTGAGTATTTATACCGCGGCGTTTATTGCCGAAGTCGTTCGCTCTGGTATTGAGTCGGTCAGCAAAGGTCAGAAAGAGGCCGCAGCGGCGTTGGGTCTCAAGCCCGGCAGAGTGCTGAGCCTGGTGGTGATTCCCCAGGCCATGCGGGTGATTATTCCGCCCCTGACCAATCAGTACCTGAACCTGATCAAGAACTCTTCACTGGCGACGGCTATAGGCTACCCGGATCTGGTCAGTGTCTTTGCCGGAACCACACTGAACCAGACCGGTCAGGCGGTGGAGGTGATCGCCATGACCATGGCCGTTTATTTGACCATCAGTCTGACCGTCTCTGTCCTGATGAACCTCTATAACCGCTGGGTAACGCTGGAAGCGCGTTAG
- a CDS encoding IS66 family transposase, whose translation MSQLTPEFQMIVALLAVVNELQEQVTVLSQQGAKLEAENKELSARLNTNSRNSSKPPSSDGYAKPNAKAKDSLEATESDPKDEKPNPKSLRKKSGRKPGGQKGHKGSTLRQAAKAEHTHYHPVIDCEKCGCSLRSEKTVKRVERQVFEPGRFGHFEVTAHVAEVKKCSCGHVTQASFPEGVDSHVQYGPVTQALAVYLCQYQLVPYKRASQFFMDIFGLEVSPGSICTFQEKAYNQLASTEQAIADALKVEPIAGADETGMRVAGALWWMHVLRTEKWTMYHLDPSRGHSAIESMGILLAFAGILVHDHYKAYFRYAALHALCNAHHLRELQGVVDRDCNHLAARLQRLLRLACHLSNGFRKIGMKAMPEVIYQRIASLFERTARRALAEEAEYMERVRQRLGRDKVKNTKAFNLFKRLVEFKDETLRFMTDLNIPFDNNGSERDIRNGKVKQKISGCIRSKKGAKWYCRIRSYVSSARKQGQNVFEALLIAMKNYCGHPLLGAE comes from the coding sequence ATGAGTCAGCTTACTCCCGAATTTCAGATGATTGTCGCCCTCCTTGCCGTTGTGAATGAACTGCAAGAGCAGGTGACCGTGCTGAGCCAGCAAGGGGCAAAGCTGGAGGCGGAGAACAAAGAACTCTCAGCTAGACTCAATACCAACAGCCGTAACAGCAGCAAGCCTCCATCCTCGGATGGATATGCAAAACCCAACGCCAAAGCAAAGGACTCTTTAGAGGCGACGGAGAGCGACCCAAAAGACGAAAAACCCAACCCAAAAAGCTTACGAAAGAAGTCAGGTCGTAAGCCTGGCGGCCAGAAAGGTCACAAAGGTTCTACGCTTCGACAAGCTGCTAAAGCAGAGCATACCCACTACCACCCTGTCATTGACTGCGAAAAATGCGGTTGCTCGCTGCGTTCGGAAAAAACGGTTAAGCGGGTTGAACGACAAGTGTTTGAACCTGGTCGTTTTGGTCACTTTGAAGTGACTGCTCATGTAGCAGAGGTCAAAAAGTGTAGCTGCGGTCATGTAACGCAGGCCAGCTTCCCTGAAGGCGTAGACTCTCATGTGCAGTATGGGCCTGTTACTCAGGCACTGGCCGTGTATCTTTGCCAGTATCAGCTGGTGCCTTACAAGCGTGCTTCCCAGTTCTTCATGGATATTTTCGGGTTAGAGGTTAGCCCGGGTTCTATCTGCACCTTCCAGGAAAAGGCTTATAACCAGTTAGCCAGCACCGAACAGGCTATTGCCGATGCCCTCAAGGTAGAACCCATTGCCGGTGCTGACGAAACAGGCATGAGAGTAGCCGGGGCGCTATGGTGGATGCATGTCCTTCGTACTGAAAAATGGACGATGTATCACCTTGATCCCAGTCGAGGTCACTCCGCCATAGAGTCCATGGGCATCTTACTGGCCTTTGCTGGAATATTAGTTCATGACCACTATAAGGCTTACTTCCGTTATGCCGCACTTCATGCCCTCTGCAATGCCCATCACCTGAGAGAGTTACAGGGTGTTGTTGACAGGGACTGCAACCATCTTGCCGCACGTTTGCAACGGTTGCTGAGACTGGCCTGCCATCTCAGCAACGGTTTCAGAAAGATTGGCATGAAGGCTATGCCAGAAGTGATTTACCAGCGCATTGCCTCACTGTTCGAGCGGACAGCGAGAAGAGCGCTGGCTGAAGAGGCTGAGTATATGGAACGAGTACGGCAACGGCTGGGTCGTGACAAAGTCAAAAATACCAAAGCCTTCAACCTGTTTAAGCGGTTGGTGGAGTTCAAGGACGAAACCTTGAGATTCATGACCGACCTCAACATCCCCTTCGACAATAATGGCAGTGAACGAGACATAAGAAATGGCAAGGTGAAGCAAAAAATATCGGGTTGTATCAGAAGCAAGAAAGGAGCGAAATGGTATTGCCGGATACGGAGTTATGTTTCATCGGCGAGAAAGCAGGGTCAGAACGTTTTCGAAGCCCTGCTTATAGCCATGAAGAATTACTGCGGTCATCCTTTGCTGGGTGCTGAATAG
- a CDS encoding transposase — MLQGIRLKANPTDQQKLVLSQWMGCARVIWNAKCDEHRYYSTYARKYCPVGTHAPVDQKTSQFKSKELTPWLSDCPSQIIRNSAVNWYQTYHKHINGQCGKPKKKPKSDKGSIHLTNEVFRFDICEDGVTRLFIGTKTNNIGYLSFKTHRLFSEPKSIYIRKEAGQYSVSFCYDDGSEEPPTEKEHLEYLKGASKEWLEEHVIGVDRGVAIPVHTGVKPYDFTENQTKNMDKRQRYLKRFQRRLSRQTKGSNRRQKTKNRISRQHKKVANIRQDFCHQTSRKMVDSKARVIVFEDLKTSKMTRRPKAKKDQNGKFISNKAKQKAGLNKAILNVGWHFLEAYTRYKAARAGKAVFKVPAPFTSQECADCGHTHPDNRKTQERFLCGQCGHFDNADRNASIVIKKRAIKFFMDSGTELVGKGIPVLTKGRGAKCKSEKGKPSCAARSETSKKKRTVTTPVACLVLEARSFRGE, encoded by the coding sequence ATGCTTCAAGGTATCCGACTCAAAGCCAATCCAACAGATCAGCAAAAGTTGGTTCTGTCTCAGTGGATGGGTTGCGCTCGGGTTATCTGGAATGCAAAGTGTGATGAACATCGCTATTACAGCACCTACGCCAGAAAGTATTGTCCTGTTGGTACTCATGCTCCGGTCGATCAGAAGACTTCGCAATTCAAAAGCAAAGAATTGACACCCTGGTTATCCGATTGTCCCAGCCAGATAATCAGGAATTCTGCCGTCAATTGGTATCAGACCTACCATAAACACATTAATGGCCAGTGCGGTAAGCCAAAGAAAAAGCCAAAATCCGACAAGGGTAGCATTCACCTCACCAATGAAGTGTTCCGGTTCGATATCTGTGAAGATGGTGTAACCCGTCTTTTCATTGGTACAAAGACCAATAATATTGGTTATTTGTCGTTTAAAACTCACCGTCTATTCAGCGAACCAAAATCCATTTACATTAGAAAAGAGGCTGGTCAGTACTCCGTTTCTTTCTGCTACGACGATGGATCAGAAGAACCACCAACAGAAAAAGAGCATTTGGAATACCTTAAAGGTGCTTCCAAAGAGTGGCTGGAAGAGCATGTTATCGGCGTGGATCGAGGTGTTGCTATACCTGTTCATACTGGCGTTAAGCCTTATGACTTTACAGAAAACCAGACAAAGAACATGGATAAGCGCCAGCGATACCTAAAGAGGTTTCAGCGCCGTTTGTCTCGCCAAACCAAAGGCTCTAACCGTCGTCAGAAAACAAAGAACAGGATTAGCAGGCAGCACAAGAAAGTAGCCAACATTCGGCAAGATTTCTGCCACCAAACCAGCCGTAAAATGGTCGATAGCAAGGCCAGAGTCATTGTTTTCGAGGATCTGAAAACCTCAAAAATGACTCGCAGGCCAAAAGCAAAAAAAGATCAAAACGGAAAGTTCATCTCCAACAAGGCGAAACAAAAAGCCGGACTGAACAAGGCCATTCTCAACGTAGGATGGCACTTCCTGGAAGCCTACACCCGATATAAAGCAGCAAGAGCAGGCAAAGCAGTCTTCAAAGTGCCTGCACCCTTTACGAGTCAAGAGTGTGCTGATTGCGGTCACACTCACCCCGACAACCGCAAGACACAAGAACGGTTTCTTTGCGGTCAATGTGGACACTTTGACAACGCTGACAGAAACGCCAGCATCGTAATCAAGAAAAGAGCAATTAAGTTTTTCATGGACTCTGGAACGGAGTTGGTTGGCAAAGGAATTCCTGTGCTAACTAAAGGACGTGGAGCGAAATGTAAGTCGGAAAAGGGCAAGCCCTCTTGTGCAGCTCGCAGTGAAACGTCAAAAAAGAAAAGAACGGTGACTACTCCGGTAGCTTGCTTAGTATTGGAAGCTCGCTCCTTTAGGGGCGAGTAG
- a CDS encoding RING finger protein: protein MAQPCVLKTLLFSVFLFFYQQGVANDTYGLEDFLKHQKESGEPPSKKQKRTDQLTMSPQPNISPLENIRIGFARLNLESDDLSGDDRLETCENYEVTEQGFEHLYSFYLNYVNTGDPQGREVRIERMLRLLHRMFAININTTHGKSEAERRLIKQMAESLFEQFFWSEEINGRSNPYYDYFYLYPKEHEPNYAGVNHGLALMLVAFLGPHLFHKDELYRHFSSLYNLYTGASYDQAFGNGLLSENINDYHSPQSVANELNAAGLDAETALLIGLAAMASAAFQRMNSGLESQETLETLLTRCLPYELLIVVYNNIARHCRPERSYSVPGVMYTVTGMKEFTHTIVSIGPISALPESSLPEDLHFLMDYVERFDRSGSESDTSFGESDPEDPDPSIVIQQQNELIAQLKQEIANQTATEEEGAVGGITGVTKKCGVCERPLEVVIMGFENCEHIGLCQVCIERLIDEKSGCPYCRVESDSYKEHVDVSR, encoded by the coding sequence ATGGCCCAGCCATGTGTCTTAAAGACACTTTTGTTTTCAGTGTTTTTGTTTTTTTATCAGCAAGGGGTGGCAAACGACACCTATGGTCTGGAAGATTTTCTCAAGCATCAAAAAGAAAGCGGGGAACCACCTTCAAAAAAACAAAAGCGTACAGATCAGCTGACCATGAGCCCTCAGCCAAACATAAGCCCACTTGAAAACATCCGCATTGGTTTTGCCAGGCTTAATTTAGAATCTGACGATTTATCTGGAGATGATCGACTGGAAACCTGTGAAAATTACGAGGTTACTGAGCAGGGTTTTGAACATTTGTACAGCTTTTATTTGAATTATGTGAACACGGGTGACCCTCAAGGTAGAGAGGTTCGCATTGAAAGAATGCTGAGGCTCCTACATCGTATGTTCGCTATTAACATAAATACGACCCATGGAAAAAGCGAGGCAGAGAGAAGGCTAATCAAGCAAATGGCAGAAAGCCTTTTTGAGCAATTTTTTTGGTCTGAAGAAATAAATGGCAGAAGCAATCCTTATTACGATTATTTCTATCTATATCCGAAGGAGCATGAGCCCAATTATGCGGGTGTTAACCACGGTTTAGCCCTGATGTTGGTTGCGTTTCTTGGTCCCCACTTGTTTCACAAGGATGAACTTTATAGGCACTTTAGTTCGTTGTATAACCTTTATACCGGAGCAAGCTACGACCAGGCATTTGGCAATGGATTGCTTTCTGAAAATATCAATGACTATCATTCTCCGCAAAGTGTTGCCAATGAATTAAATGCAGCCGGATTGGATGCAGAAACAGCACTTCTGATCGGTTTGGCTGCCATGGCATCAGCCGCTTTCCAGCGCATGAACTCAGGACTGGAATCGCAAGAGACACTGGAAACTTTGTTAACACGATGCTTGCCATACGAGCTTCTGATCGTTGTCTACAACAATATAGCCAGACATTGCCGCCCTGAACGCTCGTATTCTGTACCTGGAGTTATGTATACCGTGACCGGCATGAAAGAATTTACCCACACTATTGTGAGCATTGGCCCCATATCTGCATTACCGGAGTCATCATTGCCAGAAGACCTGCACTTTCTAATGGATTATGTTGAGCGTTTCGACCGTTCAGGTTCAGAGAGTGATACCTCTTTTGGAGAGTCGGATCCTGAGGATCCAGACCCGTCAATCGTTATTCAACAACAAAATGAACTGATAGCCCAGCTAAAACAGGAAATAGCAAACCAAACTGCAACAGAAGAAGAGGGAGCCGTTGGAGGCATCACAGGAGTCACCAAAAAATGTGGAGTTTGCGAGAGGCCACTGGAAGTAGTAATAATGGGGTTCGAAAATTGTGAACATATTGGTTTGTGTCAGGTTTGTATTGAGCGACTTATAGATGAGAAGAGCGGTTGCCCCTATTGTCGGGTAGAATCGGATTCATACAAGGAGCATGTCGACGTGTCTCGTTAA
- the folE gene encoding GTP cyclohydrolase I FolE, giving the protein MTEQLSEYYKAILESLGEDIHRDGLRDTPKRAAKAMQFLTRGYEQSLEDIVNNAVFESNISEMVVIRDIELYSMCEHHMLPFIGKCHIGYIPDGKVLGLSKFARIVDMFARRLQIQENMTKQIADAIVEATGAKGVGVVIEAQHMCMMMRGVEKQNSSMTSSVMLGLMRENQPTREEFLQFIRNK; this is encoded by the coding sequence ATGACCGAGCAACTGAGCGAATATTACAAAGCCATCCTTGAATCCCTGGGGGAAGATATTCACCGGGATGGCCTGAGAGACACCCCCAAACGTGCCGCCAAGGCCATGCAGTTCCTGACTCGCGGTTATGAGCAAAGCCTTGAAGATATTGTCAACAATGCGGTGTTTGAATCCAACATCAGCGAAATGGTAGTGATCAGGGACATTGAGCTGTACTCCATGTGCGAACACCATATGCTGCCCTTTATTGGCAAGTGCCATATTGGTTACATCCCCGATGGCAAAGTACTGGGCCTGTCCAAGTTTGCCCGCATTGTCGATATGTTTGCCCGTCGTCTGCAGATTCAGGAAAACATGACCAAGCAGATTGCCGATGCCATTGTTGAAGCAACGGGTGCAAAAGGAGTGGGGGTGGTTATTGAAGCCCAGCACATGTGCATGATGATGCGCGGTGTCGAAAAACAGAATTCCTCCATGACCTCTTCTGTCATGCTGGGCCTGATGCGTGAAAACCAGCCTACCCGGGAAGAGTTCCTGCAGTTTATCCGCAACAAATAA
- a CDS encoding RING finger protein, producing the protein MLLSFLGPHFLSGSDFSNYFTVMRNSYTVTSFNRAFFLGSFSENISEYRSSQNMASQFIAAGLDTEIAFLIGLTAMASAAFDSIRLGMEWPTTLETLLHIYLPYEIMATIYWNLVGFFPAGHLSPVPQVFFTAGGMQEFTQAILDIDLTPEPVTFPSEPEENLDRSNLGINRRPPVELEFPSEPTSNVNRTQDQWGYHASGEDPNSERQDPVIFIQHFSSGPVQDRNETLSQSGYYFVGRGNRRELEYQVAPQASGQERNSGHRDPATVIQQQNELIARLRQELANRNVTEEAGAVGGNAKAPSECVICTEPLEEVIALLPCGHAGLCRNCVELFVEDEKDCPVCRVKVTSSKKIFLSSPR; encoded by the coding sequence ATGCTGCTAAGTTTTCTTGGTCCTCATTTTCTTTCTGGCAGTGACTTTAGTAACTACTTTACTGTGATGCGTAACAGTTATACCGTAACAAGCTTCAATCGGGCATTTTTTCTCGGATCGTTTTCTGAAAATATCAGTGAATACCGTTCATCGCAAAACATGGCCAGTCAATTCATAGCAGCCGGATTGGACACGGAAATAGCATTTCTAATTGGCTTAACGGCAATGGCATCAGCCGCTTTCGATAGCATTAGATTAGGGATGGAATGGCCGACGACACTGGAAACTTTGCTGCACATATATTTACCTTACGAGATTATGGCCACTATCTACTGGAATTTGGTTGGCTTTTTCCCCGCTGGACATTTATCCCCTGTACCTCAGGTCTTTTTTACCGCAGGGGGTATGCAAGAGTTTACGCAGGCTATTTTGGATATTGACCTGACACCTGAGCCTGTAACATTCCCGTCAGAACCGGAAGAAAATCTGGACCGTTCGAATTTGGGTATTAACCGAAGACCACCTGTAGAATTAGAATTCCCGTCAGAACCGACATCAAACGTGAACCGAACCCAGGACCAATGGGGCTATCATGCTTCTGGTGAAGATCCGAATTCCGAGCGTCAAGATCCGGTTATATTCATTCAACATTTCTCGTCAGGACCGGTACAAGACCGGAATGAAACACTGAGCCAATCGGGTTATTATTTTGTAGGTCGGGGCAATCGGCGGGAATTGGAGTATCAAGTTGCGCCTCAGGCTTCTGGTCAAGAACGGAATTCCGGGCATCGAGACCCGGCTACAGTCATTCAACAACAAAATGAACTGATAGCCCGACTACGACAGGAATTGGCAAACCGGAATGTAACGGAGGAGGCTGGAGCCGTCGGAGGTAACGCAAAAGCCCCCTCGGAATGTGTGATTTGTACCGAACCATTGGAAGAAGTGATCGCATTACTGCCTTGTGGGCACGCTGGTTTATGCAGGAATTGTGTTGAGCTATTTGTAGAGGACGAGAAGGATTGTCCGGTGTGTCGGGTAAAAGTCACATCAAGCAAGAAAATATTCCTCTCAAGTCCTCGTTGA
- a CDS encoding RING finger protein yields the protein MIIQNAIKMILFSVFLFFYQQGVANDTYDLEGFREYQKRSSKPPLTKQQRRKGQRPLENVRIGFVRLNLESEGLSGDGRFETYESYEVDEQAFLRLIRFYFNYANMGDAQDRKTRIQRALRLMHHIFALNINQINEHNKELVNITTRSLFDQRFFELSHNSRGNPYFHYFTLGSVQQTQYAAVDNGLVLMYLAFLGPHCLSDPNFDSFFAVLHNSYTAKSYNRAFSQGSLSGVISEYSSPQNIASQLNNAGLDTETALLIGLTAMATAAFQSIHFGVGWPETLEDLLQRYPPYQILGTVYWNLTGLCPGGHSIPTPHAMHTVYGMQQFILGVLGIDLEPSSGSSPASSLSGSSPALSLSEASESVGGLSDTEIEELQWEFEAEPQDQTQTQTQPEPEPEPEPEPEPEPEPEPQDQSVVIQQKDELIAQLRQQLAGQTATEEAGAVGGVGIEAPSECRICYEPLEEWIVFQPCRHGSVCRNCAGLLVRQPCPCCRRHIVSWEKVFL from the coding sequence ATGATCATACAAAATGCTATAAAAATGATTTTGTTTTCAGTCTTTTTGTTTTTTTATCAGCAGGGGGTGGCAAATGATACCTATGACCTTGAAGGATTTCGGGAATATCAGAAGAGAAGCTCGAAGCCGCCTTTAACTAAACAACAAAGGCGTAAAGGTCAGAGGCCGCTTGAAAACGTCCGTATTGGTTTTGTCAGGCTTAACCTGGAATCTGAAGGTCTCTCTGGAGATGGGCGATTTGAAACCTATGAAAGTTACGAGGTTGATGAACAGGCCTTTTTACGTTTAATCAGGTTTTATTTTAACTATGCAAATATGGGTGATGCTCAAGATCGAAAGACTCGTATTCAAAGAGCACTGAGGCTGATGCATCATATATTCGCTCTCAATATCAATCAAATTAATGAACATAACAAAGAGCTGGTAAATATAACGACAAGGTCTCTCTTTGATCAACGGTTTTTTGAATTGAGTCACAATAGCAGGGGTAACCCTTATTTCCATTATTTCACTCTTGGTTCGGTCCAACAGACTCAATACGCCGCTGTTGATAATGGCCTGGTTCTGATGTACCTCGCTTTCCTTGGCCCCCATTGTCTTTCCGACCCTAACTTTGATTCCTTCTTTGCCGTGCTGCATAACAGCTATACCGCAAAAAGCTACAATCGAGCATTTTCCCAGGGATCCCTTTCTGGAGTTATTAGTGAATACAGCTCTCCGCAGAACATTGCCAGTCAATTGAATAACGCTGGACTGGATACGGAAACAGCACTGCTAATTGGCTTAACTGCAATGGCAACAGCCGCTTTCCAGAGCATACACTTTGGAGTGGGCTGGCCAGAGACACTGGAGGATTTGTTACAAAGATACCCACCCTACCAAATTCTGGGCACTGTCTACTGGAATTTGACTGGGCTTTGCCCTGGTGGACATTCAATTCCGACACCCCATGCCATGCACACCGTGTATGGTATGCAACAGTTTATACTGGGCGTTTTGGGTATTGATCTTGAACCGTCATCAGGATCGTCACCGGCATCATCACTATCAGGATCGTCACCAGCATTATCACTATCAGAAGCGTCAGAAAGTGTTGGCGGTCTATCCGATACAGAAATTGAGGAGTTGCAATGGGAATTTGAGGCTGAGCCTCAGGATCAGACTCAGACTCAGACTCAGCCAGAGCCAGAGCCAGAGCCAGAGCCAGAGCCAGAGCCAGAGCCAGAGCCAGAGCCTCAGGATCAGTCGGTAGTCATTCAACAAAAAGATGAACTGATAGCCCAGCTACGCCAGCAATTAGCAGGCCAGACTGCCACGGAAGAGGCTGGAGCCGTTGGAGGTGTGGGTATAGAAGCCCCCTCGGAATGTCGCATTTGTTACGAACCGCTGGAAGAATGGATTGTATTTCAGCCTTGTAGGCACGGTTCTGTATGCCGGAATTGTGCTGGGTTACTTGTAAGGCAGCCGTGTCCCTGCTGTCGGAGACACATCGTATCATGGGAGAAGGTATTCCTATGA